A single genomic interval of Streptomyces sp. 1222.5 harbors:
- a CDS encoding O-antigen ligase: MALAPPLRRPPRFRPVLAVVAVVAALALPVTPGGEGGAGPADALSALVVVFCAVRLLRDRRRPLDRTAALVLGLPVAGLTLAAMNAVAPGAGISGLGRYLQIFVLVPAAVVLLVRDRSDFRLLAWSFVALAGWQGGIGVHQYLTGTGASYQGEDVRAVGTFGASDVMGMATVVAFGLVCAVGLALGRSAARERALAAGCALALLLPLALSFSRGAWIATAVTLTVQLTLSGLRRALRVGTVVVAACVVLVGGLGVGTAMLQERIDSIGQVADAPDQSVTDRYTMWAAAADMWREHPLTGVGLKGFPEYRDGHASLALSSGSDTEGAGAAFRRQPLLSPHNMYLLVLGEQGLIGLLCLAGGWLALLVCALRGLWWVRKAGGVDLECPLIACGLLVWQLVDFAYADIGGPSTVLTAVCIGLVAWWALVGGDRAGTGPGTAVPGGLRAPAGQAALR, from the coding sequence ATGGCCCTCGCCCCGCCGCTCCGCCGGCCCCCGCGGTTCCGCCCGGTGCTGGCCGTGGTGGCCGTCGTCGCCGCTCTCGCACTGCCAGTCACGCCCGGCGGCGAAGGCGGCGCGGGTCCCGCCGACGCACTGTCCGCGCTCGTCGTCGTCTTCTGCGCGGTACGGCTGCTGCGCGACCGCCGCCGCCCGCTCGACCGCACCGCGGCCCTCGTCCTCGGGCTGCCGGTGGCCGGCCTGACGCTCGCCGCGATGAACGCGGTCGCACCGGGCGCCGGGATCAGCGGCCTCGGCCGCTACCTCCAGATCTTCGTGCTGGTCCCGGCGGCCGTCGTGCTGCTCGTCCGCGACCGGTCCGACTTCCGGCTGCTGGCCTGGTCGTTCGTGGCCCTCGCGGGCTGGCAGGGCGGGATCGGGGTGCACCAGTACCTCACCGGGACCGGCGCCTCCTACCAGGGCGAGGACGTCCGCGCGGTCGGCACCTTCGGGGCGAGCGACGTGATGGGCATGGCGACGGTGGTGGCCTTCGGGCTGGTGTGCGCGGTGGGCCTGGCGCTCGGCCGCTCGGCGGCCCGGGAGCGCGCTCTCGCCGCCGGCTGCGCCCTCGCCCTGCTCCTGCCCCTCGCCCTGTCCTTCAGCCGGGGCGCGTGGATCGCCACCGCCGTCACGCTCACCGTGCAGCTGACGCTGTCCGGGCTGCGCCGGGCGCTCCGGGTCGGCACGGTCGTGGTGGCCGCCTGCGTCGTCCTGGTGGGCGGGCTGGGCGTGGGTACGGCGATGCTGCAGGAGCGGATCGACAGCATCGGGCAGGTCGCCGACGCGCCCGACCAGTCGGTCACCGACCGGTACACGATGTGGGCGGCGGCCGCCGACATGTGGCGCGAGCACCCGCTGACCGGGGTCGGGCTGAAGGGCTTCCCGGAGTACCGGGACGGGCACGCCTCGCTCGCGCTGTCCTCCGGGAGCGACACCGAGGGCGCGGGTGCCGCCTTCCGCAGGCAGCCGCTGCTCTCCCCGCACAACATGTACCTGCTGGTCCTCGGCGAACAGGGACTGATCGGGCTGCTGTGCCTCGCGGGCGGCTGGCTGGCCCTGCTGGTGTGCGCCCTGCGCGGACTGTGGTGGGTGCGCAAGGCCGGCGGGGTGGATCTGGAGTGCCCGCTGATCGCCTGCGGACTGCTGGTCTGGCAGCTGGTGGACTTCGCGTACGCCGACATCGGCGGTCCCTCCACCGTGCTGACGGCGGTGTGCATCGGTCTGGTCGCCTGGTGGGCCCTGGTGGGCGGCGACCGGGCCGGCACCGGTCCGGGCACCGCCGTGCCGGGCGGGCTGCGGGCGCCGGCCGGGCAGGCGGCACTGAGATGA
- a CDS encoding GNAT family N-acetyltransferase, whose amino-acid sequence MTATRTAPTTRAAVTAELVTDEKVFAALAPAWGRLHARCAAATPFQSHAWLHSWWLSYGRRGRLRLLLVRSDGELLAAAPLMLVRRPLPALVPLGGPISDYADVLLDDGDDGRVADALTEALADAARTALVDFREVRPGGTVQRVHDRWRGPHRTLGDSPCLELPALPMDGLVARLPSQKAQRVRAKLRKLDALGVTRRTVGPEEVDAALGRLLELHRLQWQGRKVTSEHLQPRFRAHLVRAVGPMVRSGNAVVTEFLIDGEVVAVDLTLLSRSLVGGYLYGAHPGLRERKADVAVMLLDACAEHAAGCGPGGRGTLSLLRGDEPYKHHWRPEPVVNQRLLLARRRTAPLLTAALCDAAARHRGREVLRRWRERGRG is encoded by the coding sequence GTGACGGCGACGCGCACGGCGCCCACCACCCGGGCCGCCGTCACCGCCGAACTCGTCACCGACGAGAAGGTCTTCGCGGCCCTGGCCCCGGCATGGGGACGGCTGCACGCGCGGTGTGCCGCCGCGACCCCGTTCCAGAGCCACGCCTGGCTGCACTCGTGGTGGTTGTCGTACGGCAGGCGCGGCCGGCTGCGGCTGCTCCTCGTGCGCTCCGACGGTGAACTGCTGGCCGCGGCCCCGCTGATGCTGGTCCGCCGCCCGCTGCCCGCGCTGGTACCGCTCGGCGGCCCGATCTCCGACTACGCGGACGTGCTGCTGGACGACGGCGACGACGGGCGCGTGGCCGACGCGCTCACCGAGGCGCTGGCGGACGCGGCACGCACGGCACTCGTCGACTTCCGCGAGGTGCGCCCGGGCGGCACCGTGCAGCGGGTCCACGACCGCTGGCGCGGACCGCACCGCACGCTCGGGGACTCGCCGTGCCTGGAGCTGCCCGCCCTGCCCATGGACGGACTGGTGGCGCGGCTGCCGTCGCAGAAGGCCCAGCGGGTGCGGGCCAAGCTGCGCAAGTTGGACGCGCTCGGCGTGACCCGGCGCACGGTCGGCCCCGAGGAGGTGGACGCCGCACTCGGCCGGCTGCTGGAGCTGCACCGGTTGCAGTGGCAGGGGCGGAAGGTGACGTCCGAGCACCTCCAGCCGCGGTTCCGCGCGCATCTGGTGCGGGCGGTCGGTCCGATGGTGCGGTCCGGGAACGCGGTGGTCACCGAGTTCCTGATCGACGGCGAGGTGGTCGCCGTCGACCTGACCCTGCTGTCGCGCAGCCTGGTCGGCGGCTACCTGTACGGCGCGCATCCCGGCCTCCGGGAGCGGAAGGCGGACGTGGCGGTGATGCTGCTGGACGCGTGCGCGGAGCACGCGGCGGGCTGCGGCCCGGGCGGGCGGGGCACACTGAGTCTGCTGCGCGGTGACGAGCCGTACAAGCACCACTGGCGTCCCGAACCGGTCGTCAACCAGCGGCTGCTGCTGGCCCGGCGGCGCACCGCCCCGCTGCTGACGGCCGCGCTGTGCGACGCGGCCGCCCGGCACCGGGGCAGGGAGGTGCTGCGCCGGTGGCGGGAACGGGGGCGGGGCTAG
- a CDS encoding lipopolysaccharide biosynthesis protein: MTDHHSRRHRTARLARVRALPPWSLVAAGVLAGGLLGGAYGGLKTPTYTATSYVVVVPTDRSDTSSALGFAQAYGRVATQLAVLGDAQGLAGVPVDTLRESVRTATSPDAPMVAVSATSARPAQAAAMANAVAAALTAQANGTKADTHVQLVQFSRAVRPASPTSPSAGLTGLVGASGGGLLGGLALLVRPRRRPEGELLRPASVPAPAVAADARGRL, from the coding sequence ATGACCGACCATCACAGCCGGCGCCACCGCACCGCCCGCCTCGCCCGCGTCCGCGCGCTGCCCCCCTGGTCGCTGGTGGCCGCCGGGGTCCTCGCGGGCGGGCTGCTGGGCGGTGCGTACGGCGGGCTGAAGACGCCGACGTACACGGCGACCAGCTATGTCGTCGTCGTACCCACGGACCGGTCGGACACGTCCTCGGCGCTGGGCTTCGCGCAGGCCTACGGCCGGGTCGCCACCCAGCTCGCGGTGCTCGGCGACGCGCAGGGGCTGGCCGGAGTGCCGGTGGACACCCTGCGGGAGAGCGTGCGCACCGCGACCTCGCCGGACGCCCCGATGGTCGCCGTCTCCGCCACCTCCGCCCGCCCCGCCCAGGCGGCCGCCATGGCCAACGCGGTGGCCGCCGCGCTCACCGCGCAGGCGAACGGCACCAAGGCCGACACGCACGTCCAGCTGGTGCAGTTCTCCCGGGCCGTGCGGCCGGCCTCGCCCACCTCACCCTCCGCCGGGCTGACCGGTCTGGTCGGGGCGAGCGGGGGCGGCCTGCTCGGCGGGCTGGCGCTGCTGGTACGGCCGCGGCGCCGCCCGGAGGGGGAACTGCTGCGGCCGGCGTCGGTGCCCGCACCGGCCGTGGCCGCCGACGCCCGCGGCCGGCTGTGA
- a CDS encoding polysaccharide deacetylase family protein yields MYHSVGDCTDDPYRVTVTPERLDRQLHWLRRRGLRGVSVAELLAARARDGGRDLVGLTFDDGYADFLDNALPLLERWGCTATLFVLPGRLGGDNAWDPLGPRKPLLTAAGIRRVADAGVEIGSHGLTHVDLTRADDALLTAETTESRALLEELTGRPVTGFCYPYGTVDRRAVDAVRDAGYGYACAIDPGRLNGPHVLPRVHVGQNDTAVRLFLKRRLHRLRRRPVEGL; encoded by the coding sequence ATGTACCACTCCGTCGGCGACTGCACCGACGACCCGTACCGCGTCACGGTCACCCCCGAGCGCCTGGACCGGCAGCTGCACTGGCTGCGCCGGCGGGGGCTGCGCGGGGTGTCGGTGGCCGAACTGCTCGCCGCGCGGGCGCGCGACGGGGGACGCGACCTGGTGGGCCTGACCTTCGACGACGGCTACGCCGACTTCCTCGACAACGCCCTGCCCCTGCTGGAGCGCTGGGGATGCACCGCCACCCTGTTCGTCCTGCCCGGCCGGCTCGGCGGCGACAACGCCTGGGACCCGCTGGGCCCGCGCAAACCGCTGCTGACCGCCGCCGGCATCCGGCGCGTGGCCGACGCGGGGGTGGAGATCGGCTCGCACGGCCTCACCCACGTCGACCTCACACGGGCCGACGACGCCCTGCTCACCGCCGAGACCACCGAGAGCCGGGCCCTGCTGGAGGAGCTGACCGGGCGGCCGGTCACCGGCTTCTGCTATCCGTACGGCACGGTCGACCGGCGGGCGGTGGACGCCGTGCGGGACGCCGGGTACGGCTACGCCTGCGCCATCGACCCCGGCCGGCTGAACGGCCCGCACGTCCTGCCGCGCGTCCACGTCGGGCAGAACGACACCGCCGTACGCCTGTTCCTCAAGCGGCGGCTGCACCGGTTGCGCCGGCGGCCCGTGGAGGGGCTGTGA
- a CDS encoding glycosyltransferase: MRALHIITGLGVGGAEQQLRLLLRHLPVRCDVVTLTNPGPVAAGLAADGVRVVDLGMTGNRDLAALPRLARIVRRGRYDLVHTHLYRACLYGRIAARLAGVRAVVATEHSLGDSQMEGRPLTAGVRGLYLLGERLGRSTVAVSPTVAERLGRWGVPGPRIAVVPNGIDRARFAFDPAARRRVRDELGLGADAFVVGGIGRLAPGKRFDVLIHALAGLPADCRLLLVGGGPEEGALRQAARAAGVADRVLFAGERPYLADGSPGPALPALASAMDVLASPSPEEAFGLAAVEALAAGLPVRYTSCPALQDLPPEAAPDAVRVPCDAGAYARALAAVRAAGPGPRTAPEAARHYCITRSAARLMEVYTAALAPASTRVPVQQGARPS, translated from the coding sequence GTGAGGGCGCTGCACATCATCACCGGGCTCGGTGTCGGCGGTGCCGAGCAGCAACTACGGCTGCTGCTGCGGCATCTGCCGGTGCGCTGCGACGTGGTGACGCTGACCAACCCCGGCCCGGTCGCGGCCGGGCTGGCCGCCGACGGGGTGCGGGTGGTGGACCTCGGCATGACCGGGAACCGGGACCTGGCCGCGCTGCCCCGGCTGGCCCGCATCGTCCGGCGCGGCCGTTACGACCTGGTGCACACGCATCTGTACCGGGCCTGTCTGTACGGGCGGATCGCCGCCCGGCTGGCCGGGGTCCGCGCGGTCGTCGCCACCGAGCACTCCCTCGGGGACTCGCAGATGGAAGGCCGTCCGCTCACGGCGGGCGTGCGCGGCCTGTACCTCCTGGGCGAACGGCTGGGCCGGTCGACCGTCGCCGTCTCCCCCACGGTCGCCGAACGGCTCGGCCGCTGGGGCGTGCCCGGGCCGCGGATCGCGGTCGTCCCCAACGGCATCGACCGGGCGCGGTTCGCCTTCGACCCGGCGGCCCGTCGGCGGGTCCGGGACGAACTCGGTCTCGGGGCCGACGCGTTCGTCGTCGGCGGCATCGGCCGGCTCGCCCCTGGGAAGCGCTTCGACGTCCTGATCCACGCCCTGGCCGGGCTGCCCGCCGACTGCCGGCTGCTGCTGGTCGGCGGCGGCCCGGAGGAAGGGGCCCTGCGGCAGGCGGCACGGGCGGCGGGGGTCGCCGACCGGGTGCTGTTCGCCGGCGAGCGGCCGTACCTGGCCGACGGCTCGCCCGGACCCGCCCTGCCCGCGCTGGCCTCCGCGATGGACGTGCTGGCCTCGCCGTCCCCCGAGGAGGCGTTCGGGCTCGCCGCGGTGGAGGCGCTCGCGGCCGGGCTGCCGGTGCGCTACACCTCCTGCCCCGCCCTTCAGGACCTGCCGCCCGAGGCCGCCCCGGACGCGGTGCGCGTCCCGTGCGACGCCGGCGCCTACGCCCGCGCGCTCGCCGCCGTCCGCGCCGCCGGCCCCGGCCCGCGCACCGCCCCCGAGGCGGCCCGTCACTACTGCATCACCCGCAGCGCCGCCCGCCTCATGGAGGTCTACACGGCGGCGCTCGCCCCCGCGTCCACCCGAGTCCCCGTCCAGCAGGGAGCAAGACCGTCATGA
- the murJ gene encoding murein biosynthesis integral membrane protein MurJ translates to MSDTRGPGRPPGPETGRARASGAAHGPAADVVRLPRADAGTGGRTVPKARSGEPAGAPEHAPPTGRFLARATLLTASLTVAAALLGLVRDQSLARLFGAGRGTDAFLVAWTVPEFAATLLIEDGLAFALIPAFSLALARRAQGAAGDPVRSLVAGTLPRLALAFAAVGALLVLAAPQFVGVLAPGLPDPGLAVDCTRLSATCVLSFGLAGYCSAALRAHRRFLAPAAIYVAYNIGIVTAMYALGGRWGVRSAAVGVAAGGCLMVLVQLPSLLGQLSRRRTARARPGDTPETRPMDVPLLASVLLFALGRQSQVLIERFLASGLPAGAISHLNYAQKVAQIPMTLSTMLCTVTFPVVARALAEGDTERARARVERDLAVAAAVVLLGAAAVIACAPQLIGLLFQRGAFTAADTAATAAVMRVYALGLLGQTLTGVLIRSYFSAGRATWYPAGAMAVGLAVTFWIGDWTVGTRGVTGIAAANAAGITVTAVLLLAGTGRRGVPLRTRQVLGGLGRPLVAAAAAGGAGAWVATLPPAPLAALVAGGATVTVVFALLGCALGAQGFAPALRLVSTRTRRVAHAVFR, encoded by the coding sequence ATGAGCGACACCCGCGGGCCCGGACGGCCGCCGGGCCCCGAGACCGGCAGGGCGCGCGCGTCCGGCGCCGCGCACGGACCGGCGGCGGACGTCGTACGCCTGCCGCGGGCCGACGCGGGCACCGGCGGCCGCACCGTGCCGAAGGCCCGTTCCGGGGAGCCGGCCGGCGCTCCCGAACACGCCCCGCCCACCGGCCGTTTCCTCGCCAGGGCCACCCTGCTCACGGCCTCCCTCACGGTCGCGGCGGCGTTGCTCGGGCTGGTGCGGGACCAGTCGCTGGCCCGTCTGTTCGGTGCCGGGCGGGGCACCGACGCCTTCCTGGTCGCCTGGACCGTGCCGGAGTTCGCGGCCACGCTGCTGATCGAGGACGGGCTGGCGTTCGCGCTGATCCCGGCGTTCAGCCTGGCCCTGGCCCGCCGTGCGCAGGGCGCCGCGGGGGACCCGGTCCGCTCACTGGTGGCGGGCACGCTGCCGCGGCTGGCGCTGGCGTTCGCGGCGGTGGGCGCACTGCTCGTGCTGGCGGCACCGCAGTTCGTCGGGGTCCTCGCGCCGGGCCTGCCCGATCCGGGTCTCGCCGTGGACTGCACCCGGCTCTCCGCGACCTGCGTGCTGAGCTTCGGCCTCGCCGGGTACTGCAGCGCGGCTCTCCGGGCGCACCGCCGCTTCCTGGCGCCGGCCGCCATCTACGTCGCCTACAACATCGGGATCGTCACGGCGATGTACGCCCTCGGCGGCCGCTGGGGGGTGCGGTCGGCCGCGGTCGGGGTCGCGGCGGGCGGCTGCCTGATGGTGCTGGTGCAGCTGCCGTCCCTGCTCGGGCAGTTGAGCCGCCGCCGTACCGCCCGGGCGCGCCCCGGGGACACCCCCGAGACGCGGCCGATGGACGTGCCGCTGCTGGCGAGCGTGCTGCTGTTCGCGCTGGGCCGGCAGTCGCAGGTGCTGATCGAGCGGTTCCTCGCCTCCGGGCTGCCCGCCGGTGCCATCTCGCATCTGAACTACGCGCAGAAGGTCGCGCAGATCCCGATGACGCTGTCGACGATGCTGTGCACGGTCACCTTCCCGGTGGTGGCGCGGGCGCTGGCCGAGGGCGACACCGAGCGGGCCCGGGCACGGGTGGAGCGGGACCTGGCGGTGGCCGCCGCCGTGGTGCTGCTGGGCGCCGCCGCGGTGATCGCCTGCGCCCCGCAGCTGATCGGCCTGCTGTTCCAGCGGGGTGCGTTCACGGCCGCGGACACCGCGGCGACCGCCGCGGTGATGCGCGTGTACGCGCTCGGGCTGCTCGGCCAGACGTTGACCGGGGTCCTGATCCGCTCGTACTTCTCGGCGGGCCGCGCCACCTGGTACCCGGCCGGTGCGATGGCCGTGGGCCTGGCCGTGACCTTCTGGATCGGCGACTGGACCGTCGGCACCCGGGGCGTCACCGGGATCGCCGCCGCCAACGCCGCCGGCATCACGGTCACCGCTGTCCTGCTGCTGGCCGGCACGGGCCGCCGTGGTGTGCCCCTGCGGACCCGGCAGGTGCTGGGCGGGCTCGGCCGGCCGCTGGTGGCGGCCGCGGCCGCCGGCGGGGCCGGCGCCTGGGTCGCGACCCTGCCTCCGGCGCCGCTCGCCGCTCTCGTGGCCGGCGGCGCCACCGTCACCGTCGTGTTCGCCCTGCTGGGCTGCGCCCTGGGGGCCCAGGGTTTCGCACCCGCACTCCGTCTCGTAAGCACCCGCACCCGAAGGGTCGCCCATGCCGTCTTCCGCTGA